The Pempheris klunzingeri isolate RE-2024b chromosome 16, fPemKlu1.hap1, whole genome shotgun sequence genome includes the window agctgatgctgGCTGGCAGTCAGCTAGCAGGGGtgaggcaacacacacacacacacacacacacacacacacacacacagtaaattgTCAAAAGAAAGTTAATGAGAATATTGATGCTGTTCATAATTAGATATTAGAATTAAGGATGCTTTTCTGAACTGCTCTGGACATATAGAGACACCTGACTACTGATCACAGCACACAGAACGTCATCAACTAGacgctttctttctttcatctgaTGTGAAACGTGAAAAAAGCGTCTCCTCAATTTGATGGATTTAAAAATTGAAGCAGGGTTTTGAACAAAGGTTCACAAACTTGTAGCCAAGTGACCTGTCAGGACACTCTGAAATCTCAGCTACACGCAGTGGACTGTTTCCCACAGTTTATCTTCCCCGATGTGTACGTAAGAGCAGGAGAAGTAGCTGAATATGAGGACATAACTGCCCTGAAGGACAAGAAAACACTTGCACAACACGTATTAAAAGCTTTGGGGATACAGTATTTGCAGTAGAGTGAAATACCTGAGCTTCTGTAAGTTAAGTGGTTGGCTTTTCTTGCTTGTCTTGCTCTGGCATGCTTTTACTGTTTGCTAACAGATTCACCTACACCTCTGTTCCTGGAATGCTTAGCTGACACTGCTCTTTGTCGTCTCTGATGTTCTTTATGTCTCCACTGtcttcattttattcatctttacgTGATGTTTTGTCCCGTCACACTTCcacttctgtttcctctccttcctgcaTGTTTACATCTTTATCTTGTTTGCCATCGCTGTcgtcatttctctctctgctcattgCCATCGCcccattcttcctcctcttcctcctcctcctcctcctccttctcctgctctcccCCAGCTTGCCGCTCTCCTcccagctcagcagcagctgctcctccaacaGGCTCAGGCTCAGCTCCTGGCGGCCGCCGTTCAGCAGTCGAATGCTGCCCACGCCGCTCACGCCGCCCACGCCGCCGCGCAGCAACAAgccaaccagcagcagcagcagcagcagaaccaaTCACAATCCcagcaccaacagcagcaacagcaaaccAAACAGGAGCAACCTGTCCAAGCTCCGCCGCAGCTGGCCCTGTCGCAGCCAATCCAGCTCACGGCCCAGGTAAGAGCAGCTTTGGTGAGCAGAATGTGCCTCTTTACAGCTGATTCAGAAGTTTAAGCATTTTCAAATCTTCAGTCATCACTTCATCAACAAGTGAATTAACTTCCCTGTTAGGTTGTCACTGTGCAGCAGAGAGCTCCTGTAGGCCTGGTTTATTTGTGCTGTCTGTTGAAGCGTGCTTGTATTGCAGGACATCCAGCAGCTGttgcagctccagcagctggttTTGATGCCGGGTCACCATCTCCAGTCTCCCGCCCAGTTCCTCCTGTCTCAGCCAGCACaggcacagcagccacagcaagGTGACGCCCACTTAGGGAACTTCTGCTCTTTAGTTCTGCTgattacaataaaacacacaacctCAACCACACAACAGTTACTATGAAGAAGTTAAGGCAACAAGAATTCactaaatattttgtttttaatcaaaagtAAAGCAGACATCATATAAGAGCCATAAATCAGTTAAGTTTCTTGATGaagcatttttgcattttttttgctCCCCGACTGTTTTACAGGTCAGTTAAGTGAATAATttaattgtttggtttgttaatTTGTTGCTTCTTTCACAGGTTTGCTTTCGACACCAAATCTGATCCAGCTACCTCAGCAAAGCCCAGGGGGACTACTGACAACCCCACCCCGCCTGGGACTCCAAGCACAGGTAGAAAAGCTCTCTGGTCCCTGGTATTAAAATGCATGGTGGGTGATCTGATCACAAGTGGACCACTCTGAAGACGTCAGTTCTATTTGAAATGTCTAAACATTAAAAGAATGTGTTTAACAacagtgtttcctctgttcAAACACTGGCTCCTATTTAAACGTCTGCGCCTGTGTTTGGTGTGACAACATCACAGCATCATGTTCCGTTTAAAACATTATTGTCTTTAATATCACACTTCAAATCATATCCACAACATGAACTACTCTGATGAGCACAGAGTAACGTTTCAGTGAGCAGGCACATGGAGAACAGAGACATTAAAGATTTAAGATTCACTCGTCACTCGTGCTGATTAGTGGGGCTCAGCAGGCGGACATGACAACATCTCTAAATGTACAGTAGGACCACCTCCGAATGTGATCTGAGCTTTTGGATCACACCATGCATTCACACCTGTACGTAGAGCTGTTCACACGTTAGTGTGAGGTCTGAACAGggcctctgtgtgagtgtgtgagagagagtgaaaaaaagagaCCTTGGATTATAGAACCTGACTACACAACAAGTAGGACTTTTTTTTATGCAAATCAAACAGGTGTTGAATCTCTGCACCGCGGAGCGTCTGTCAGACTGATGTTCACCACTTTAAACCGTCACCTGCTGCAGACCTCATGCAGAATGCAAAAGACACATGATCATCCTTCAACTTGTGCTTGCATGTAGCAACTCACTTTATGTTTAAACAAATAGACGCAATAGTTTGTTCTTCTGGCAGGAAGCAGGTTGATGTAGCTGCTTAACACTAAATATATTCCATGGAAGGTTCTTTTCATAATAGATGTCGTTTTTGAGTCCAATGAGGATCGTGAATCTTGATGATATATTAACACGCAGGACAAACCGCTCCCCTTGTGTCCTCAACCTTTATCTTCCATAACATAATGCATGAATGCGTCCTCACACATCCAAGCGCCGTTATAGATTTTTCATAAGCTGTGATGAAGTCATGTCAAACACAACGTGTGTTGTTCCCTGCCTGTTGGTGTATTTTATGCACAGAGacaatgaatgtaaatgagGCGTGCATTAGCAGATTTCATGCATGATGTCTGGTCATTTAGTGGATGCGACCAAAGCCCTCAGGGTCAAATTCCTGCTTTGACGCTCTGTTCTTGTTGTCAGCTGAACCTATTGGCAGGCAGAGGGTTAAACTCTATTTGTAGATATTAGATTCATAGtatatttcctcctgtttaGAATAAAagatgtgcttgtgtttgttgtgcATGATGCCTGTCAGATCTGTATAATTTGTCAGGGCACCCAGGGCCAAATGAttgtttttcatgcatgtttCCCAGCTGATTATCTCAAATGTATTCACAAACCGGTTTATTTCACTTCCCAGAAAGTTTTCAGGGAATGTTTTCAAAACCTGTGAAggattcatttaatttcttgTGCCTCACACGCTCACCTTCAACACATTGTGTGAGGCCTTTTGGAATAAAGCGCGCACGTCTTCTTTATTAACTTCTGTCTTCCTGACACTGCAGAGGGAGAAGAGTGGCGATGTTGCCGTtggtggaagcagcagcagcagcagtggctctATAGTCGGCACTGGCAGCAGCGGCGTTGGTGTTGTGACGTCTGTGGGGGCTACCTCAGCGTCCAGCAGTGCCATGGCTTCTTCGCTGACGTCCGGTTTGACTTCCGGAGGCCACGGGGGTCACATAGGAGAGGAGCCCAGcgacctggaggagctggagcagttTGCCCGCACTTTCAAACAACGACGCATCAAGCTGGGATTCACCCAGGTAAAAGTCAGAGAAAAGAGGACGGTGCACACGTGTGTTTGTGCCGATagacgtctgtgtgtgtgtgtgtgtgttatggaaTCTCAGTTCTCACACCGTTAATTTTTCTCTGTCAGGGCGACGTCGGTGTCGCTATGGGCAAGCTGTATGGCAACGACTTCAGCCAGACCACCATCTCCCGATTTGAAGCGCTCAACCTGAGCTTTAAGAACATGTGCAAGCTGAAACCACTGCTGGAGAAGTGGCTGAGTGATGCAGGTAAACACCCAAAACATATCACAGCAGGTGTCCTTACCCTGGTTGTcagggaataaaaaaagaatcatcAAGTAAGCTGAGTTTGTTTCCTGCATGaagttttagtttttctgtgcacctcatgtcttctctctttttttattctgtctgtctgtctgacagaaacCATGGCAGTAGACAGCATGCTGCCCagcccctcttctctctcctcccccatgTTGGGCCTGGAGGGTCTGCCCGGCCGGCGCAGGAAGAAACGCACCAGCATCGAGACCAACGTGCGAGTGGCCTTAGAGCGCAACTTCATGGCGGTACGAGGTTCACTTATTCACCAAGTGTATAGAAAATCTGTTAATCTGCACAAGGAAACTGACACAAAAGCATAAAATGATATCAGGACATTCAGAAAACTCATTTAAAATTTTTCagttaacaataaaaaacacatttcttacatttcatatttatattgtaCCATCATACAGAGCGTGCTGGAACTTCTCATGAACCGGCACCAAACCCAAATTATTCAGCGCAGTAATCACAGTTACTTGCTTGTGGTCATTGTAACGTGGCTGCGTGCACCGTGCACCACTCTGTTGTTTCGCGTGTGAGCGTGGATGGACAGAGGCGgcatctgctgtgtttttgttggagttCCTCAGCTGTTCCGTTCtgtttctggaaaaaaacaagacctTCGGAGCAGCTTTTAGACAACGTGGCACCTCTTCCCTTTTCTCCAGccacagcagaacagaacaacAGCACAATGCCAAGGTTTTCCACAAAAGTGTGTAACCTGGGAGCTCCACTGACTTCCCCAGTTGGAAATTTGTCCAGGATAATTACAGCAGGGTTGTGACTATTTAACAAACTATATCAGATTCCCACACTTCCCCTGGGACCACTGCTTGGTTGGTACCTCGACCGTTAGCTCCAAGTctgcttttaaataaataaataaaaacatcaattttgacattttgacaccaGAACATTGTTAAAGACAAATAGTTAAAGGAATCCCTGTGAACTGAGTGCTTGATTGAATGATTTAGGGTCTGTGTGCATTTAAGAGTTAAGTAACATCACTCTTAACACTGTTTTCAGTATCTActcatttttcctcctcagaACCAGAAGCCTACCTCTGAGGAGATCCTGCTCATGGCGGAGCAGCTCAACATGGAGAAGGAGGTGATTCGTGTTTGGTTCTGCAACCgcaggcagaaagagaaacgCATCAACccctccagcagcaccacccCTCCCCTGCCCAGCCAGACCTCACCTGTTGTGACGCACAAAGCCCCCTGCTACAGCCCGCACATGGTACGGTCCGCCCTGAATCCACTCACCCCTTGTCGCTCTTACTTAATCacattttttgtgtaatttcagAAGTTGGCCTGATACTTGTTTCACAGATGGACGGATGTATTTCCTGAtatctctctccctgtctccctctccagaTGTCGAGTCATGGTCTGTCCCAGGTCACTACCAGCCTCAGCACAACAGGTGAGCTGTAATTACTGTTTGTGCCTGTGTAAGGACTCGtcaataaataattaaagtttTGAGCGGTGTTTCTCAATTGTGTTTTTGGAACCCGAAGGTCGGTTGCAGGAAGATTAAACTGCTCCTGACATTATTTGGCAGAAGTTGATATTTCTGTATTGTCGGAGCCTTTCGCTGGTTTGATGAAACGCTGAAGAAtcatcactttaaaaaaaaaaaaagaaaaagatttctGGGAGAGAAAGATtgaaatagaaaacaatgatGTTTTGTTGACAACAACATGGAAGCACTGGTCCCATCTTGAGTTGTTTACCTCCAGGAGTCACGACCCGTCCTCATGATTTATAGACCTTGGGCTTCAGTGTGAGCTATGCCAGGCTTCACAGATATGACAGATGGCCTGACAGGTAACAAACACAGCTGGAAATTTATTGGCCTGTTGAGCTGAGGCTAATACTTCTCGGTCGCAAACTTCTCTCTCCAGTCAGTAGCTGAATGGAAGTTGAAGAAGACGCTCAAAAAGCTCAGGATCCTGACTGCTGATGAAGAACTGTGTCACCCAAGTGTTTATTTAGTAATAACGCTGTAACTCATTCGCACAGCGGCAGCAACACCCACTACATGACACCGATATCGCTCTTCTGCTCTTCCCCTCAGCTGCCAGCTTGTCACCCTCAGCATCCTGCCCCATGACTCCCGTCAGCTCGGCTGCAGTGGGCTCCACCTCTGCTTCTGTGACTCCGCCCCCGCATAGCACAGCCAGCCCTGCCCCCCCCAGCCTCGGGGCCCACGGGCTCAACACTGGGTGAGTGTTTACATAGtggtgaatgaaaaaaaaaacaatggcggtCATCTTTGTCTTCAGTCAGTGCAGGTTTCTTTCAAGACTGTTAAaacatatttgctttcttttcatcaacatcaacatcaattaatcaactaagcaatcaattaaaagaataatatCCAGAGGTTATTCAGTTATGAAAATGATTATCAGTTGCAACTCTGGATAAGAGAGAGAAGACCAACTCTCATCTACTCTTCTCTTTGAAAGCAGATACAATACGTTTTTCAGGgtgttcttttgtttaattacatttatagATCAGAAGTCTTTGAGATGAGAGggttttttattcattttggagtgtt containing:
- the pou2f2a gene encoding POU domain, class 2, transcription factor 2, whose product is MFVPLPVPFVFQRTASDFSAWRLKSSLAPRSSPDIRMSKAAEEEKPGADYPGDSSDSDRNSPDDQVQPMKTSPFSISPTLAGSKGKSNQSSEMSQITVAPPAPPSQQQQQTQHHHTQLMLAGSQLAGLAALLPAQQQLLLQQAQAQLLAAAVQQSNAAHAAHAAHAAAQQQANQQQQQQQNQSQSQHQQQQQQTKQEQPVQAPPQLALSQPIQLTAQDIQQLLQLQQLVLMPGHHLQSPAQFLLSQPAQAQQPQQGLLSTPNLIQLPQQSPGGLLTTPPRLGLQAQREKSGDVAVGGSSSSSSGSIVGTGSSGVGVVTSVGATSASSSAMASSLTSGLTSGGHGGHIGEEPSDLEELEQFARTFKQRRIKLGFTQGDVGVAMGKLYGNDFSQTTISRFEALNLSFKNMCKLKPLLEKWLSDAETMAVDSMLPSPSSLSSPMLGLEGLPGRRRKKRTSIETNVRVALERNFMANQKPTSEEILLMAEQLNMEKEVIRVWFCNRRQKEKRINPSSSTTPPLPSQTSPVVTHKAPCYSPHMMSSHGLSQVTTSLSTTAASLSPSASCPMTPVSSAAVGSTSASVTPPPHSTASPAPPSLGAHGLNTGNTMMGVSTGMNQALIGSNPLATMQALAASSGQLSISSLEGGAGHMLLGGPGGPTVPPSLRSSLFLNRPTLLPMVTGSMATASTPAIGLVSGGGGGCGPRPPFSQSPPPGASNLMSPTSCPEESASPCSSPASFCSFSEASPPPLGGAMAE